The proteins below are encoded in one region of Oncorhynchus clarkii lewisi isolate Uvic-CL-2024 chromosome 33, UVic_Ocla_1.0, whole genome shotgun sequence:
- the LOC139392631 gene encoding guanine nucleotide-binding protein G(i) subunit alpha-1 isoform X1, with amino-acid sequence MGCTLSTDDKAAVERSKMIDRNLRDDGEKAAREVKLLLLGAGESGKSTIVKQMKIIHEAGYSEEECKQYRAVVYSNTIQSIIAVIRAMGRLKIDFGDAARADDARQLFVLAGSAEEGFMTAELAGVIKRLWKDGGVQACFSRSREYQLNDSAAYYLNDLDRISQATYIPTQQDVLRTRVKTTGIVETHFTFKDLHFKMFDVGGQRSERKKWIHCFEGVTAIIFCVALSDYDLVLAEDEEMNRMHESMKLFDSICNNKWFTDTSIILFLNKKDLFEEKIKKSPLTICYPEYAGSNTYEEAAAYIQCQFEDLNKRKDTKEIYTHFTCATDTKNVQFVFDAVTDVIIKNNLKDCGLF; translated from the exons ATGGGGTGTACCCTGAGCACGGACGATAAAGCGGCGGTGGAGCGCAGTAAAATGATCGACAGGAATTTGCGGGACGACGGGGAGAAAGCCGCAAGAGAGGTCAAGCTACTGCTTCTCG gtgcTGGTGAGTCGGGGAAGAGCACAATAGTCAAGCAGATGAA GATCATCCACGAGGCAGGCTACTCGGAGGAGgagtgtaaacagtacagggctGTGGTCTACAGCAACACCATCCAGTCCATCATCGCTGTCATCAGAGCCATGGGACGACTCAAGATCGACTTTGGAGACGCCGCCAGAGCC GATGATGCGAGACAGCTGTTTGTGCTGGCGGGGTCGGCAGAGGAAGGCTTCATGACGGCGGAGCTGGCCGGGGTCATCAAACGCCTGTGGAAGGACGGAGGGGTACAGGCCTGCTTCAGCCGCTCACGAGAGTACCAGCTCAACGACTCTGCAGCATa tTACTTAAACGATTTGGACAGGATATCCCAAGCCACCTATATCCCGACCCAGCAGGATGTCCTGAGGACCAGAGTCAAAACCACAGGCATTGTGGAGACACATTTCACCTTCAAGGACCTCCACTTTAA GATGTTTGATgttggaggtcagaggtcagagaggaagaagtggaTCCACTGCTTCGAGGGTGTCACTGCCATCATCTTCTGTGTGGCGCTCAGCGACTATGACCTGGTGCTGGCTGAGGATGAGGAGATG AACCGGATGCACGAGAGCATGAAGCTGTTTGACTCCATATGCAACAACAAGTGGTTCACAGACACCTCCATCATCCTCTTCCTTAACAAGAAAGACCTGTTTGAGGAGAAGATCAAGAAGAGTCCTCTAACTATCTGTTACCCAGAATACGCAG GCTCCAACACATACGAGGAAGCTGCGGCCTACATCCAGTGTCAGTTTGAGGACCTGAACAAGAGGAAGGACACCAAGGAGATCTACACCCACTTCACCTGCGCCACCGACACCAAGAACGTGCAGTTTGTCTTCGACGCCGTCACTGACGTCATCATCAAGAACAACCTGAAGGACTGTGGACTCTTCTAA
- the LOC139392631 gene encoding guanine nucleotide-binding protein G(i) subunit alpha-1 isoform X2, which produces MKIIHEAGYSEEECKQYRAVVYSNTIQSIIAVIRAMGRLKIDFGDAARADDARQLFVLAGSAEEGFMTAELAGVIKRLWKDGGVQACFSRSREYQLNDSAAYYLNDLDRISQATYIPTQQDVLRTRVKTTGIVETHFTFKDLHFKMFDVGGQRSERKKWIHCFEGVTAIIFCVALSDYDLVLAEDEEMNRMHESMKLFDSICNNKWFTDTSIILFLNKKDLFEEKIKKSPLTICYPEYAGSNTYEEAAAYIQCQFEDLNKRKDTKEIYTHFTCATDTKNVQFVFDAVTDVIIKNNLKDCGLF; this is translated from the exons ATGAA GATCATCCACGAGGCAGGCTACTCGGAGGAGgagtgtaaacagtacagggctGTGGTCTACAGCAACACCATCCAGTCCATCATCGCTGTCATCAGAGCCATGGGACGACTCAAGATCGACTTTGGAGACGCCGCCAGAGCC GATGATGCGAGACAGCTGTTTGTGCTGGCGGGGTCGGCAGAGGAAGGCTTCATGACGGCGGAGCTGGCCGGGGTCATCAAACGCCTGTGGAAGGACGGAGGGGTACAGGCCTGCTTCAGCCGCTCACGAGAGTACCAGCTCAACGACTCTGCAGCATa tTACTTAAACGATTTGGACAGGATATCCCAAGCCACCTATATCCCGACCCAGCAGGATGTCCTGAGGACCAGAGTCAAAACCACAGGCATTGTGGAGACACATTTCACCTTCAAGGACCTCCACTTTAA GATGTTTGATgttggaggtcagaggtcagagaggaagaagtggaTCCACTGCTTCGAGGGTGTCACTGCCATCATCTTCTGTGTGGCGCTCAGCGACTATGACCTGGTGCTGGCTGAGGATGAGGAGATG AACCGGATGCACGAGAGCATGAAGCTGTTTGACTCCATATGCAACAACAAGTGGTTCACAGACACCTCCATCATCCTCTTCCTTAACAAGAAAGACCTGTTTGAGGAGAAGATCAAGAAGAGTCCTCTAACTATCTGTTACCCAGAATACGCAG GCTCCAACACATACGAGGAAGCTGCGGCCTACATCCAGTGTCAGTTTGAGGACCTGAACAAGAGGAAGGACACCAAGGAGATCTACACCCACTTCACCTGCGCCACCGACACCAAGAACGTGCAGTTTGTCTTCGACGCCGTCACTGACGTCATCATCAAGAACAACCTGAAGGACTGTGGACTCTTCTAA